The Rothia sp. SD9660Na DNA segment TGGCAATCAGGAAGGCGGACGCCTCACGGGAGTAGACCAGGTCCCAGGGGGAGGATAGGGCGACGGTGAGGGGGGCCGCGCCCTCGGCAATGAAGTTAGGGTCGGTGCGGGCGGTGTCGCCGTCGATCAGGCGCTGGGCGCCGGAACCTGCCAGGGTGGTGACGGTTCCGTCGGCCAGGCGCAGGCCGCGCACCCGGTGGTTGACGGAATCGGCGATGAGGACGTCCACACCCAGCTTCTCACGCAGGTCAGCAGGCACCAGGGCCAGGCCCTGCGGTTCATTGAAGCGGGCAGTAGCAGCGTCGCCGTCCGCGTAGCCCTTCTCGGGGCCGCCAAAGCTGGCTAGGGGGGTTTCAAGGTCGTTCTCGACCTGCACCAGACGGTGGCGGGCGGTGTCGGTGACCAGGTAGGTGCCGGGGCGGCCAGCGAGGTCCTCGGGTAGGGCCAGGGCCTTGCCGGGGAAGGCAAAGCTGCCCTGGGGCTTGGGGCGGGGCACGTAGGGGCCGTCGCCGCGGTGCAGGGTGCCCTTGGCGTCGTGCTCATCAACGAGTTCCCGCACCAGGGAGGTCAGGCCCTTGACGTGGCCCTCGCCGGAAAGGTGGGCGACGATGTAGCCCTCGGGGTCGACGACGACCAGGGTGGGCCAGGCGCGAGCGGTGTAGGCGTTCCAGGTGTCCAGGTTGGGGTCGTCGAGCACGGGGTGGGTGATGTCGTAGCGGTCGACGGCGGCGGCGAGCGCCACCGGGTCGGCTTCGTGTTCGAACTTGGGTGAGTGTACGCCGACGGTCACGAGAACGTCGGAGAACTCTTCTTCAAGAGGGCGTAGTTCGTCGAGCACGTGCAGGCAATTCATGCAGCAGAAGGTCCAGAAGTCGAGGATGACAATTTTTCCGCGCAGGCTTTCGAGGGAAAGCTGCTTGTCGCCGGTGTTGAGCCAGCCTCGGCCGACGAGTTCTGAGGCGCGGACTTTGGTCTGGCGTTCGGCTACATTCTCTGCCATGGTTCTCCTTCTGTGCTGCGCGGCTCAGGCGCAGAATAAGTTATCGAGTCTTACTGATGTGGAAGGTGGAGCAGACTTGCAGCGAAGCTGCTGGCTCGGCGGCTGGCGTGAATCGCTTGTGAGCGTCAGCGAACCAGCGAGAGGGTCGGCAGCGAGCGTGAGTCTGCGAAACCTTTTGAATAAACCTCATGCAACAGCCTAGTGGGCTGATGGGGGTGGGGTCATTTGTTGCGCTGTGTGTAGGTAGCGGCGTCACAGAACACAACTGTGCGTAACACTTGCGTAACGGTTAGGATTATCTGCATCTGCCACCGGGTGCGCGGGCGGGAAGTTTTTGCGGACGCCGGTGGTTAAAGCAGGTGCGCACATGTGGGTGCGCTGTAGCTCAAGAAGGTGTGTGTGACGCTTACACGCGAGATAAAGCAGCCGGTATCTGATACCCGCTTGGCCCGGTCTTTGCAGCCGCGGCATCTGTCGATGATTGCTATGGGCGGGGCGATTGGTGCTGGCCTGTTGGTGGCTTCGTCGACGGCTATTGTGACGGCGGGCCCGGCTGTTATTGTGACCTATCTGCTGGCTGGCACGGTGTTGGTGCTGGTGATGCGGATGCTGGGTGAGATGGCTGCCCGGACTCCTGAGACGGGGTCTTTCTCTGTCTATGCCCGTCGCTATATTGGCCGGTGGGCTGGGTTCTCGGTGGGCTGGTTGTACTGGTGGTTCTGGTCGGTGACGGTGGCGATTGAGGCTACAGCATCCGCCACTATTGTGAGTGGCTGGTGGCCGGCGGCGCCTCAGTGGCTGGTGGCCCTGGTGCTGGTTCTGGCTTTTATGGGTCTGAATCTACTGTCGGTGCGCTCTTACGGTGAGGCGGAGTTCTGGTTTTCCTCCATCAAGATTGGGGCGATTGCCGTAATCATTGTGGTGGGTCTGCTGGCTGTGCTGGGGCTGATTCCTCACTCCACGGCGTCCTTTGCTAACTACACGGCGGGGGGCGGCTTCTTTGCTAACGGCGTGGGCGCGATTTTTACCGCCTTGCTAGCAGTGATTTTTTCGATGTTTGGGGCTGAGATCGCCACGGTGGCAGCCGGTGAGTCTAGTAACCCTGCGGTTGCTGTGGCTAAGGCGGTGCGGTCGGTGATTTTCCGGGTGCTCTTCTTCTATGTGGGGTCTATTGCGGTGACTCTGCTGGTGATTCCTTGGACGATGGTGACGGCGGGTTCTTCTCCCTTTGTGACTATGTTTGAGGCTCTGGGTATTCCCTATGCCGGGTTGGCCATGAATATTGTGGTGCTCACGGCCCTGCTGTCGTGCTTGAACGCTAGTCTTTATGCTGCCTCGCGCATGGTCTTTGCCCTGGCAGAGCA contains these protein-coding regions:
- a CDS encoding NHL domain-containing thioredoxin family protein, encoding MAENVAERQTKVRASELVGRGWLNTGDKQLSLESLRGKIVILDFWTFCCMNCLHVLDELRPLEEEFSDVLVTVGVHSPKFEHEADPVALAAAVDRYDITHPVLDDPNLDTWNAYTARAWPTLVVVDPEGYIVAHLSGEGHVKGLTSLVRELVDEHDAKGTLHRGDGPYVPRPKPQGSFAFPGKALALPEDLAGRPGTYLVTDTARHRLVQVENDLETPLASFGGPEKGYADGDAATARFNEPQGLALVPADLREKLGVDVLIADSVNHRVRGLRLADGTVTTLAGSGAQRLIDGDTARTDPNFIAEGAAPLTVALSSPWDLVYSREASAFLIAMAGTHQIFSFDPVTGQLAVFAGTGAEGLKDGAAADSWFAQSSGIIEARDGSIWVADSETSALRHITFDKGAATVSSAVGIGLFDFGFVDGTREDARMQHCLGLTELPDGSIAIADTYNGAIRRFDPATRALGTLDRGFAEPSDLLVEETEDGGARLIVVEANAHQLVRVAIPEAMQHVDEGASQVTRKSTQLTGGTLDFTARFSAPTGQKLDTRWGDPTQLKISSTPENFILEGAGTSQGLTRHLVLNPDITEAVLHITARAAACDGEPGGEIPDHAACHLYQQDWGLPVIVTGDDTDETHLVLDLRGVN
- a CDS encoding amino acid permease, whose product is MTLTREIKQPVSDTRLARSLQPRHLSMIAMGGAIGAGLLVASSTAIVTAGPAVIVTYLLAGTVLVLVMRMLGEMAARTPETGSFSVYARRYIGRWAGFSVGWLYWWFWSVTVAIEATASATIVSGWWPAAPQWLVALVLVLAFMGLNLLSVRSYGEAEFWFSSIKIGAIAVIIVVGLLAVLGLIPHSTASFANYTAGGGFFANGVGAIFTALLAVIFSMFGAEIATVAAGESSNPAVAVAKAVRSVIFRVLFFYVGSIAVTLLVIPWTMVTAGSSPFVTMFEALGIPYAGLAMNIVVLTALLSCLNASLYAASRMVFALAEQGDAPRAFSRVSSTRAPRNAIVLSSLIGVVSVALNYFMPEQVFSLLVNSTGGVGIFVWLIVAVSHLRSRRLDGEGGSGVINYILIGGLLALLVYMGITEAHRLEVLISVTVAVVLAALGAFTHRRSTTVSSHP